From the Coffea eugenioides isolate CCC68of chromosome 1, Ceug_1.0, whole genome shotgun sequence genome, the window GAAATTCTCGTAAAAAAATACACTGTAATATATgaagtaaaaaataattaaaaatactGTTCATAAAAAAAacgtagaattttttttttgataaaaaataacTTTTCAATACATAATAAAGAAAAAGTGATTATAAGATGAAATAGCATTTATGGCACTCAGGCTCTTGACACCCATCCTTCCCTTTTCATTTGTATTTGGATAGGAATTGTTTATCAAAAATGTTAGTATTTATTTACATCACAAATatgttttttaatttatttttttaatcaccattttatctttcatacaaataaattaattaaacctTTTCACGTAAAAATATTATAGTAATTATTATAAATAATCAATCTCTTATCCAAATACATGCATGcattcagattttttttccccACAGGCTAACAGAATGAGGTTAGCACGTCAATGTCGAATGACTAGAAAATGTGGAGAAATTAGAAGCAGCAGCTGCCCAGAATTTCAATTATAGTTGCCAAGTGAATGAATTCGCAGAGTGACAACCACAACTACAACTTTGCGCAATTGCAACACTGCCGTCACACATGCATTTCGTTGTCTCTGCATCTGATATTATTCCCTGCTTCTACTACAAAATTGTAtacaggctttcccaactttTCGCATCCTATTAATTTTGATAAAGAACTGCTTAGAATAGGATAAAACAGAGCCAATGCATTTCCCCATCCATTATTGCAATAGAAAAAACAAATTTAGCTGTCCCAGTCCCGAGTAGTTGTTTGGTTTCGGTGGCAACTTAGTCGCTGGGACCAATCATCTTCTCTGGCACTACAAGTGTGTCAAATTCTTCGGAGGTCAGAACTCCCAGATTTAAGGCAGCTTCCTGTGAAACACAAAGCTCGGTCAAATTCGCATTCACAAAATTCATTTAATATTTagtttgcatcataaacacattttccaactcaCCTTTTTTTATACTCAATCACCATTTTTTcttacatcacatcacaaaaagtgatccaataattattccaaataatactctatccaaacaaacccatatgtttttcttttcaataaaacagtaattgaaaaaaataaaaatgcctCTGTAAGTGGACAACCTAAACTCCCAACAAACTTCCAGGAACAATACTCTCATGAGGTTCCTAGAAAGAATGAAACCCAAAGAAATCCAACACATTGCACAGTTGAATTATAACTCTCACCTTCAGAGTACTTCCCTCCTTGTGGGCTTTCTTGGCTACTGCAGCAGCATTATCATACCCAATTTTCTGTTACAAAGCAACAAGTTATTATTAAAGAGaacaaaaactttaaaaaaaaaaaaaatatcaaacatGTTAGTGAATTTACAAGTACAATGTAAAAGCAATGCTAGGAAAGAAGCTTACAGGATTTAAAGAAGTGACTAGCATGAGTGACTGCAAGGTTTGCAAAAAGCAAAATAAGTCAATAGTTAATGACCACAGAAACAGATACATTGTCATTTATGCATCAAGGCCTTCACTAACCTCGTGTAACAATTTAGCGATCCTTTCCCTATTGGCTTGAATTCCCCTCACACAATTCTTCTCAAAGGAGGAAGATGCATCACCAATCAATCTCAAAGACTGTGAACATCAAAGGTAACAAGAGTCAGACACCAGATATGTGATGAACCAAAGATCATTTAGAATTCGAATTCGCACAGGGACTGCTAGAGTGGCCTCAAAAAGGCTGTTTATGTTTCATAATAATACATCTAGAAGATATTCGTGAAAAAGTATGTCAGAGATGGAAGCCAAAAGCTATGGAATTGAAGCCGTAAAAGAAGCAAAATTTACGTACAACAAACTTAATAAGCCAAGTATCCTTCCATAACCCATATCACCTCTATTCTTCTACTATATGATAAGAGAGGAAAAAACCAAACCCTACATTGTCTCTCATATTTCTAGAACCGCTTCATCAATATTTTTGCACGGCAGGCACATTGTGGGAAGACTTTCTACTCATGAGAAAGCCTAAAGTTTTTATGTTTTGCTACTTCACAGTTATAATTAAGCAATATTGTCAAATAGCAAGAGATGAAAACATACATGCAGAAGACAACTGGCAATCAGAGGCTTGAATACATTCAGCTCAAAATGGCCATTTGATCCACCGACTGTGATGGCAACATGGTTTCCCATAACCTGCAAGTAATTAGAGATGAGAAGAATCTAAAGGATCAAACCATATTGGGATGTTCGATCGACTgcttttatgagcaaatattttccttgctttttcaGCTGTATTCTAAAGTAAACACCTTCGGTTGTTTCTCAATTATATAACAATAACAGCTCCTCAAATATGGAGAAGTAGTCACAAGCAAAGGTATCTAGAAGAAACACAATCtggaaaataaaagtaaatgaTATGCTCGAGTTCTCCATTCCAACCTGAAAAGGAACAAGTATATACCTGAGCACAGACCATGGTGAGCGCTTCACACTGAGTGGGGTTCACTTTCCCCTGAAACAAAGTAGGTTCAGAATAAAAATCAGGAGAAATCAGTGGACAGAAATTGCTTGCCATACCATGCACTGATCCGCATGTGTCACCTCAAATACATGCAAGGCGCAAAGACATTACCGGCATAATACTGCTGCCAGGTTCATTTTCAGGAAGAATAAGTTCGCCCAGACCACACCGTGGACCACTGTAACAGGAAAATATAGTTTACTGTGCACTTAGCAAGAAAACTGTAACGTATACAGTAAGATAATCTTTAAAGAAACATTACCTTCCCAAGAAAcgaatatcatttccaatcttCATAAGAGAAGTAGCAACTGTATTTAGGGCTCCACTAGTTTCAACAAATGCATCATGAGCAGCCTGCAAGTAAAAGACCAAGCGGCTAAAAGATTTTAGAGggcgtttgataaaactaaaactaaactctGAAATCTGAAGACCAAAACTTAATTGCTGTAGCTGTAGTCCTAATTCGATGAATCCATGAAGTCAAATCTGTTTGGTAATCAGATGAATGCAAGTACTGAAATGAAATATTTCATTCTATACATATTATATAGGTTAATAGTGATACTATGTTAAAATACTACTTTTTAACATTAATAAAGCATATACTAATACGGAAAGTGTATTTCTGTTTGTTTATGTGTGAAAATGTGtctgagaaaagaaaaatgtatgcTGTGTCTTTAACAGAGAGATTATGTCTCAGTATGTCATAGAATAAAATGTGTGTTTTtgagtgtgtgtgagagagaaagagagagacagAGCAAGAGGGAGAATGTGTGTGTGTGGAAGTGTGCCTGTGAGAAAGTACGTCTATGtgtaaaaatataaaagtgttgaataattcttttgagtaAATATTACTGTACTAGTTCAACAATTCGGCAAATTAAGTGATACAACTTTCACTTACAATTTTCTATACAAATCAAATGGGCCTTAATGTATTCAGATATAAGCAAATCCAATTATCAAACAAACTTAATAGAAAAAGCACTTAATTAAGGCGGTTACCAAACACCCCAGTGAcgtatataaaaataaataactaaaagAACCTAATGCTATCAGAGCCAAAAGGCAAATACATAATGCACCATGGGAATCAAGAGTTTACAAGTGCTTCAAACTTGTTTTCAGCTGTTACAAATGGTAACTTTGTCTCCTCTGCCACAGCAGCAGCAATTTTCACATCAAACCTGAACAACAGTCATGGATTTGTAGATTCACTTTATCCACACTTCATAAAGCTCCATTAAGTTTACAGGTGCCTGGAAATTAAATGACATGTTTCACCACACGCTGTAAGGCATACCCTTTCTTCGTGTTCAAACCAGTTCCTACAGCAGTGCCTCCCTGTGCAAGCTGTTCAAAAGACGTTCCTGTTCCCAGTCAAAGACAAAGAGAGGGAGGTAGGGAGGAGGAAGGGGAAATATAGAAGTTTGACGCAACCTGATACAGACGAGGAAGAGTGCACAAGACTCGATCAATCCCATACTTCACCTAAAATTAGGAATGCAGCTAGGATGAGTACTCCATAGCTGAATAGTAACACTtgagaatttgaaaaaaataacaataaaacaTAAGTACAAGGAACTCCAATGAAACTTGTCACCTAAAC encodes:
- the LOC113775509 gene encoding fumarate hydratase 1, mitochondrial; the protein is MAMLVASRRLSIGSRTVTTSLFRCFSTSFREERDTFGPILVPSDKLWGAQTQRSLQNFEIGGERERMPEPIIRAFGILKKCAAKVNMEYGLDPVIAKAIMQAAQEVAEGKLNDHFPLVVWQTGSGTQSNMNANEVIANRAAEILGHKRGGKFVHPNDHVNRSQSSNDTFPTVMHIAAAVEVNSRLIPNLKQLQTSLHSKSIEFKDIVKIGRTHTQDATPLTLGQEFSGYTTQVKYGIDRVLCTLPRLYQLAQGGTAVGTGLNTKKGFDVKIAAAVAEETKLPFVTAENKFEALAAHDAFVETSGALNTVATSLMKIGNDIRFLGSGPRCGLGELILPENEPGSSIMPGKVNPTQCEALTMVCAQVMGNHVAITVGGSNGHFELNVFKPLIASCLLHSLRLIGDASSSFEKNCVRGIQANRERIAKLLHESLMLVTSLNPKIGYDNAAAVAKKAHKEGSTLKEAALNLGVLTSEEFDTLVVPEKMIGPSD